One segment of Halomonas sp. TD01 DNA contains the following:
- a CDS encoding hydrogenase subunit MbhD domain-containing protein, whose translation MIASIDYVESGLALCLVAAALACLFDRHLKRASGLFLLFALLMSLSWWQLGAPWLALAELVLGLALTGGSFFYALSAFPATTEKVPHYDRSLHRWSHSVVRALLALAWSVMIGGAIRFLLPDMAYSLTEHPLIIAAVIIVATAMGAFALHKHMLRRLMAFNVLGSGVFLLLAGMAGTIPGSQAFISVGLTIAWLGTLLGVLLIRQLVSLEGVLALESDSDAARHA comes from the coding sequence ATGATAGCTTCAATTGACTATGTAGAAAGCGGTTTAGCGCTCTGCTTGGTAGCCGCGGCGCTAGCTTGTCTGTTTGATCGCCACTTAAAACGGGCGAGCGGTCTGTTTTTGCTATTTGCGCTATTAATGAGTCTTTCTTGGTGGCAGCTTGGCGCACCCTGGTTGGCGTTAGCAGAGCTTGTACTAGGGTTGGCGCTGACGGGTGGTAGTTTTTTTTATGCATTGAGTGCATTCCCTGCCACTACCGAAAAAGTGCCACATTATGACCGTTCCCTTCACCGTTGGTCACATAGTGTAGTACGCGCACTGTTGGCGCTGGCCTGGAGTGTGATGATAGGCGGTGCCATTCGCTTTTTATTGCCTGACATGGCGTACTCATTGACTGAGCATCCGCTGATCATCGCTGCCGTCATTATTGTAGCGACCGCGATGGGGGCGTTTGCACTACATAAGCATATGCTGCGCCGCTTAATGGCTTTCAATGTTCTTGGGTCTGGTGTGTTCCTGTTGCTGGCGGGAATGGCGGGCACGATACCTGGATCACAGGCGTTTATCAGCGTGGGATTGACCATTGCCTGGTTGGGTACCTTGTTGGGCGTGCTGCTAATTCGGCAACTTGTTTCGTTAGAAGGTGTGCTTGCACTAGAAAGTGACAGTGACGCTGCGAGGCACGCGTAA
- a CDS encoding complex I subunit 5 family protein: MIWRFGLHESTFEPLWYTHWALLATLVLPIFAGLLGALFRPRRLFPILLVCLPILLAGALLVVDYLQVGLLRWQWHVAGVELSQRFNGLSGLMLMITQWVGVAAALYTPGHLQLTSPGKHARWLWPLMGVLISALSLIWLAADLLTLYAALETMGLAAVGMLLLSGKPNALKAGMRYLLLALVGSLAYLLGVALLLGYWGELDLKSLAEVVEPGPVSWVAAALIGAGLALKAALFPLHGWLTPVHENAWTPVSALHAALVIKASLFMLVMLWGILLPEALFAPRFVAWLGMLAIVWGGLIAWRAESLKTLVASSTVGQLGYLMVAFPLLLGPAISPLPGALAWEGFWLQLMGHALAKAAMFMAVGNLILATGESSIKGLSGTSRRLPLSLLVFGIASVTLMGLPPSAGFTAKWLLLQAMVMTQQWVAVAALLAGTLLTAAYVFRVFRYSFDETAPRHHYQPLAPGMDLIALCLALAAFALGLLAHLPLALLQGGGA, translated from the coding sequence ATGATATGGCGTTTTGGCCTGCACGAAAGCACGTTTGAACCGCTGTGGTATACCCACTGGGCGTTGCTGGCAACGCTGGTGCTGCCGATCTTTGCAGGTCTTTTAGGTGCTCTTTTTAGGCCGCGCCGCCTGTTTCCTATTTTGCTTGTGTGCCTGCCAATTTTGCTGGCGGGTGCACTGTTGGTTGTCGACTACCTGCAGGTGGGGTTACTGCGCTGGCAATGGCACGTTGCGGGCGTTGAACTATCGCAGCGTTTTAATGGCCTGAGCGGTTTAATGTTAATGATCACTCAATGGGTGGGGGTAGCGGCTGCCTTGTACACGCCGGGGCATTTGCAACTTACCAGTCCTGGCAAGCACGCGCGATGGCTGTGGCCGTTGATGGGTGTGCTGATCAGTGCGCTTTCGCTTATTTGGCTAGCAGCAGATCTCTTAACCCTTTACGCCGCGCTAGAAACAATGGGTCTGGCTGCTGTGGGTATGTTACTGCTGTCAGGTAAGCCTAATGCGCTGAAAGCAGGCATGCGCTATTTGCTTTTAGCGTTGGTGGGGTCGCTTGCTTATCTGCTGGGCGTGGCCCTGCTGCTTGGCTATTGGGGCGAGCTTGACCTCAAATCCCTGGCTGAGGTTGTTGAGCCTGGCCCAGTGTCTTGGGTTGCTGCGGCTCTGATAGGCGCAGGGCTGGCGCTGAAAGCGGCACTCTTTCCGTTACACGGGTGGCTAACGCCTGTGCATGAAAATGCCTGGACACCGGTGAGTGCACTGCATGCAGCGTTGGTGATTAAAGCCTCGCTGTTTATGCTGGTCATGCTGTGGGGTATTTTGCTTCCCGAGGCGCTGTTTGCCCCGCGCTTTGTGGCATGGTTAGGCATGCTAGCGATTGTTTGGGGCGGGCTAATTGCGTGGCGTGCTGAATCACTTAAAACCTTGGTAGCGTCTTCGACGGTAGGCCAGCTGGGTTATTTAATGGTGGCTTTTCCCTTGCTGTTGGGGCCAGCTATTTCACCGCTGCCTGGAGCGCTGGCCTGGGAAGGGTTTTGGCTGCAGTTAATGGGCCACGCGCTGGCAAAAGCGGCCATGTTTATGGCCGTTGGCAATCTGATTCTTGCCACTGGCGAAAGCTCAATTAAAGGGCTGTCAGGCACGAGCCGCCGGTTACCGCTGTCACTACTTGTGTTCGGGATTGCGTCCGTTACGCTGATGGGGCTGCCGCCTAGCGCAGGGTTTACTGCAAAATGGTTGCTGCTACAGGCAATGGTGATGACTCAGCAGTGGGTAGCCGTCGCTGCGCTATTAGCCGGTACGCTACTGACAGCTGCCTATGTGTTTCGCGTTTTCCGCTACTCCTTTGATGAAACGGCGCCTCGTCATCACTACCAGCCGTTAGCGCCCGGCATGGATCTTATTGCGCTTTGTTTAGCGTTAGCTGCGTTTGCACTTGGCTTATTGGCTCACCTACCACTGGCGCTATTGCAGGGAGGTGGCGCATGA
- a CDS encoding complex I subunit 5 family protein, translating into MNAAWLPLTTLAISLFAAAVIFLLPEDARRLRTSINLIAAVSKIILVTLMVGRVSQGFEDTFSFQIVGGVEFVLRADSLGVMFAGLSSLLWLCTTIYAIGYLEGAANRKRFFGFFSLCVASTLGIALAGNLFTFLIFYEMLTLSTYPLVVHYGTAKALAAGRVYLRYTLTAGVVLLLGVVLLYSLTGDHSFASEQGLSPYLNDHRGLLTLIFALLVGGLAVKAAMVPLHGWLPRAMVAPAPVSALLHAVAVVKAGAFGILRVIYDLYGIELSVELGVTTVLAVAASITIIYGSLRAIAQQELKPRLAFSTISQVSYVVLGVCLFGPFGTIGALAHLLHQGLMKVTLFFCAGNYAEELGIHRIDEMDGAGKRMPLTSFAFTVGALGMIGLPPIAGFITKWYLGVGAIQAQMYWVVVVLVASSTLNAIYFLPILHRLWFREGPAHGNGEWPNEQRLGRLETHGWLLWPAVFTAMVSIGAGLLAGLPFSPLDWATRVAVGEYLP; encoded by the coding sequence ATGAACGCGGCTTGGCTACCGCTAACAACGTTAGCGATTTCTCTCTTTGCAGCGGCGGTTATTTTTCTTCTACCTGAAGACGCGCGGCGGCTGCGTACCAGCATTAACCTGATTGCCGCTGTGAGTAAAATCATCCTGGTAACCTTGATGGTTGGGCGGGTTTCTCAGGGGTTTGAAGACACCTTTAGTTTCCAGATAGTGGGTGGTGTTGAGTTCGTATTGAGAGCCGATTCGTTAGGGGTGATGTTTGCTGGTCTTTCTTCGCTACTGTGGCTGTGTACCACGATCTACGCGATCGGCTATTTAGAAGGGGCGGCGAACCGCAAACGCTTTTTTGGCTTTTTCAGCCTGTGTGTCGCGAGTACGCTGGGTATCGCGTTAGCCGGGAATCTGTTTACGTTCCTGATTTTCTACGAAATGCTGACCCTTTCCACCTACCCGTTGGTCGTCCACTACGGAACTGCTAAAGCGTTAGCAGCGGGGCGTGTTTATCTGCGCTATACCTTAACGGCTGGGGTGGTGCTGCTACTCGGTGTAGTACTGCTTTACAGTTTAACCGGCGACCACTCGTTCGCTTCTGAACAGGGGTTATCGCCTTATCTCAATGATCATCGTGGTCTGCTGACACTGATATTTGCGCTGTTGGTGGGGGGGTTAGCTGTTAAAGCCGCCATGGTGCCGTTGCATGGGTGGCTGCCAAGAGCCATGGTAGCGCCTGCGCCGGTTAGCGCGCTGTTACATGCTGTTGCGGTTGTAAAAGCCGGTGCCTTTGGCATCCTTCGGGTGATTTATGATCTTTACGGTATTGAGCTCAGCGTTGAGCTTGGTGTCACCACTGTACTGGCGGTCGCGGCTTCAATCACGATTATTTACGGCTCGCTACGCGCGATTGCCCAGCAGGAATTAAAGCCCCGTCTGGCATTTTCCACTATCAGCCAGGTCTCCTATGTTGTGCTTGGTGTTTGCCTGTTTGGCCCCTTCGGTACCATTGGTGCACTTGCGCATCTTCTGCATCAAGGCTTGATGAAAGTCACGCTGTTCTTTTGTGCGGGTAACTACGCTGAAGAGTTAGGCATCCACCGTATTGATGAAATGGACGGTGCCGGGAAGCGCATGCCACTTACTAGCTTCGCATTCACTGTGGGGGCGTTGGGGATGATTGGGCTGCCTCCTATCGCGGGCTTTATTACTAAGTGGTACTTAGGGGTGGGTGCTATCCAGGCACAGATGTATTGGGTCGTGGTTGTTTTAGTCGCGAGCAGTACCTTGAATGCTATTTATTTTCTTCCTATCTTGCACCGCCTTTGGTTCCGCGAGGGCCCCGCTCATGGGAACGGCGAGTGGCCCAATGAGCAGCGTCTTGGGCGTCTGGAAACCCACGGTTGGTTATTATGGCCAGCGGTATTTACTGCGATGGTTAGCATTGGGGCAGGGCTGTTGGCAGGGTTGCCGTTTAGTCCGTTGGATTGGGCTACCCGCGTGGCAGTAGGGGAGTACCTGCCATGA
- a CDS encoding proton-conducting transporter transmembrane domain-containing protein gives MISLLLTAALLWPLWVAGSTVWQAYRTPAASRRYFSLLWMSASWPALLLAFSGEVQWTIDAWMLGGYWELNALSRPWLAFTALLWSLAAVHARGYFAADQRKAQAGDQAVQRRLQRLALLWPLTLLGNVLLIIAQDIASFYLGFALMTFAAYALVVHSGSNEARLGARAYLILAVIGEGLILGGLLWAAGTVETLTLKGVREGIAAADYGALMALLLWLGFGVKAGVIGLHVWLPLAHPVAPAPASAVLSGAMIKAGLLGWINVLPLGVDGLSPAFTLLGNIMLVAGLAAAFGAALYGVWQRHPKAVLAYSSISQMGMLTAMVAMGLAAPDVWPLLLPGVVFFAGHHALAKGALFLGTSISEHMPRWPQPLLFALIALPGVSLTGALAAGMLSKWGVKSALYEMHHEHLIMLLTWAAIGTSALISVCVWRQWQQRHSGGSNAFQWGAWLAALVAALVTPMWLPLPVGSVKVPPATEWLSLSWPFPVGVMVVVMAVVICTGWLRRVVIQAPPAGDLWWLYSAFSVKGLHVIEALARACEKVKVASVSFSLAFERTLVAQLKKGLFAEAWMRHHGSGLMMAFAVIAALLLMWEGLR, from the coding sequence ATGATCTCACTACTCTTGACGGCGGCGTTGCTCTGGCCCCTTTGGGTTGCGGGCAGCACTGTATGGCAGGCGTATCGAACGCCGGCTGCGAGCCGTCGCTATTTTTCGTTGCTTTGGATGAGTGCTTCATGGCCAGCGTTACTGCTGGCTTTTAGCGGCGAGGTCCAATGGACAATCGATGCCTGGATGTTAGGCGGTTATTGGGAGTTAAACGCGCTGAGTCGGCCTTGGCTCGCATTTACTGCTCTGCTATGGAGTTTGGCGGCCGTTCATGCGCGGGGGTACTTTGCAGCAGATCAAAGAAAAGCCCAGGCGGGCGATCAGGCTGTCCAGCGTCGACTTCAGCGGTTAGCGCTACTGTGGCCACTGACGTTGCTGGGCAATGTGCTGCTGATTATTGCTCAAGATATCGCCAGTTTTTATCTGGGCTTTGCACTGATGACGTTTGCCGCTTATGCCCTGGTGGTGCATAGCGGTAGTAACGAAGCGCGGCTGGGTGCAAGGGCATACTTAATCTTAGCCGTTATTGGCGAAGGGCTTATCCTTGGTGGCCTACTTTGGGCAGCCGGCACTGTGGAAACCCTGACGCTTAAGGGGGTGCGCGAAGGAATTGCTGCCGCTGATTACGGTGCTTTGATGGCGCTTTTGTTATGGCTTGGGTTTGGGGTTAAAGCGGGTGTTATTGGCCTTCATGTTTGGTTGCCTTTGGCGCACCCAGTCGCGCCTGCTCCTGCTAGCGCGGTGTTGAGTGGCGCGATGATCAAGGCCGGGCTGTTAGGGTGGATAAATGTATTGCCGCTGGGAGTTGATGGGTTGTCGCCCGCGTTCACTCTACTTGGCAACATCATGTTAGTGGCCGGGTTAGCAGCCGCGTTTGGCGCAGCGTTGTATGGGGTGTGGCAGCGTCATCCAAAAGCGGTGCTGGCGTACTCGAGTATCAGCCAAATGGGCATGCTCACTGCCATGGTGGCCATGGGGTTGGCCGCCCCAGACGTGTGGCCGCTATTATTGCCTGGTGTGGTGTTTTTTGCCGGCCATCATGCATTGGCAAAAGGAGCGTTATTTCTGGGCACCAGTATTAGCGAGCACATGCCTCGCTGGCCGCAACCTCTGTTGTTTGCATTAATCGCCTTGCCAGGCGTGTCGCTAACGGGTGCGCTGGCGGCGGGGATGCTAAGTAAATGGGGCGTTAAAAGTGCGCTTTATGAAATGCATCACGAACATCTGATTATGCTGCTTACCTGGGCGGCCATTGGCACTTCTGCGTTGATCAGCGTCTGCGTGTGGCGTCAGTGGCAACAACGGCACTCAGGGGGCAGTAATGCCTTCCAGTGGGGCGCGTGGTTGGCGGCATTGGTCGCTGCCCTGGTAACGCCAATGTGGCTTCCACTGCCCGTCGGCAGCGTCAAGGTGCCGCCAGCCACTGAATGGTTAAGTCTTAGTTGGCCTTTCCCCGTCGGTGTCATGGTCGTTGTGATGGCTGTTGTGATTTGCACTGGCTGGCTGCGCCGCGTTGTCATTCAAGCGCCACCTGCAGGCGATTTATGGTGGCTGTATAGCGCCTTTTCTGTAAAAGGATTGCACGTCATAGAGGCTTTGGCCCGAGCCTGTGAAAAGGTGAAAGTGGCGAGTGTGTCATTCTCGCTAGCATTTGAACGAACGTTAGTGGCGCAATTGAAGAAAGGGTTATTCGCAGAAGCATGGATGCGTCATCATGGAAGCGGTTTGATGATGGCGTTTGCTGTGATAGCAGCGCTTTTGCTGATGTGGGAGGGGCTGCGATGA
- a CDS encoding YihY/virulence factor BrkB family protein — translation MSQKERVEAHCRGREATAPDDIPRKGWLDIIWRVLRAARRDRITIFAAGIAFYALLALFPTIAAVISLWGLLFDPVEAGRQLYEISRFMPPDAANLIDQQAQEVVESTESGSVMAALAGLLIAMYIASKSVSVLVIGLNVVYGEHEKRPLLLRGVVLVSLTFGLITMTLVSLGFIAIVPIVVDALTIEPPMDSVLKWLRWPALLLLMSVLIALLYRYAPYRRSAQWRWLSYGTLFATIMWLLGSGGLSLYVRYFSTFSELYGSLGAVVALMLWFWLSAFVVLFGAELNCEMERQTSNDTTVGAARPIGERKAFAADTIGVENPWNSEHPDTRRQPDD, via the coding sequence ATGAGCCAAAAAGAGAGAGTGGAGGCTCACTGTCGAGGCAGAGAAGCAACAGCGCCTGACGATATTCCCCGTAAGGGGTGGCTCGATATTATTTGGCGGGTATTGCGTGCTGCACGTCGGGACCGGATTACTATCTTTGCAGCGGGCATCGCTTTTTATGCCCTGCTGGCGCTATTTCCGACCATTGCCGCCGTTATTTCTCTTTGGGGTTTGCTGTTTGATCCTGTTGAGGCAGGCCGACAGCTTTACGAAATTAGCCGTTTTATGCCACCGGACGCGGCGAATTTGATTGATCAGCAGGCGCAAGAGGTAGTAGAAAGCACGGAATCTGGCAGTGTGATGGCAGCGCTAGCAGGACTGTTGATTGCCATGTATATCGCATCGAAAAGTGTTTCTGTGCTGGTGATTGGCTTAAACGTAGTGTATGGCGAACATGAGAAACGTCCGCTGCTGCTGCGTGGTGTCGTGCTAGTTTCGTTGACCTTTGGTCTGATCACAATGACGCTGGTGTCGCTAGGGTTTATTGCCATTGTGCCAATAGTGGTTGATGCGCTGACGATTGAGCCACCGATGGATAGTGTTTTGAAATGGCTGCGTTGGCCCGCGCTGTTGTTACTGATGAGCGTGCTTATTGCTTTGCTGTATCGTTACGCTCCCTACCGACGTTCTGCCCAATGGCGTTGGTTAAGCTACGGTACGCTGTTTGCCACTATCATGTGGTTGCTAGGCTCAGGTGGCCTGTCGCTTTACGTGCGCTACTTCTCTACCTTTAGTGAGCTGTATGGCTCTCTTGGGGCCGTTGTAGCGCTAATGCTATGGTTTTGGTTATCAGCGTTTGTGGTGCTGTTTGGTGCAGAACTCAACTGCGAGATGGAGCGCCAGACCAGCAACGATACGACGGTGGGAGCAGCTCGCCCTATTGGCGAACGTAAGGCATTTGCTGCCGATACGATTGGTGTTGAGAACCCTTGGAATAGCGAACACCCTGATACCCGACGTCAACCTGATGATTAA
- a CDS encoding PhoH family protein yields the protein MVRLDKKATRLYVLDTNVLIHDPAALYHFDEHDVVIPMTVLEELDKHKNGIREIARTARQISRTLSDLTSQVTFDEIQKGIPIPRISGESGRLHFLCYNDLKPFDSLDDSPDNRILAETCRLRDERPDASVILITKDINLRVKAAALKVPVEDYLNDRAFSDSDAMIEGAQVYATAGQDGASLWEALNVDVNVERVDHHTFYQLSGNMPRHWHVGMLVSDSENGAEFEAIVRELSPSSARLQLLTNYRHHAGVWGVHAHDSRQNFTLNLLMDPDIDLVTIAGNAGTGKTFMTLAAAFQQTLDAKLFERIVFTRAPIPMGEDIGFLPGTEEEKMSPWMGAFHDNMDNLLRNEEGESSWDNGATRQLIGSRVQIRAPSFMRGRTLNDTFLIIDEAQNFTPKQLKSLVTRAGRNTKIVCLGNVGQIDTPYLTANTCGMAAVVERFRDWPHAGHITLKSVERSRLALAAEELL from the coding sequence ATGGTACGACTCGATAAGAAAGCGACTAGGCTGTATGTCCTAGACACGAATGTCCTTATCCACGACCCCGCCGCGCTCTACCATTTTGATGAGCACGACGTTGTTATCCCCATGACAGTACTTGAGGAGCTAGACAAACATAAGAACGGCATCAGAGAGATCGCCCGCACGGCGCGGCAAATTAGCCGCACGCTTTCCGACTTAACCAGCCAGGTCACCTTCGACGAAATCCAGAAAGGCATTCCTATTCCCCGCATCAGTGGTGAATCAGGCCGTCTACACTTTTTGTGCTACAACGACCTCAAGCCCTTCGACTCGCTTGATGACAGCCCCGACAACCGCATTTTGGCGGAGACCTGCCGGCTACGCGATGAGCGTCCGGATGCTTCCGTTATCCTGATCACCAAAGATATCAACCTACGGGTAAAAGCCGCCGCGCTAAAAGTACCGGTGGAAGATTACCTGAATGACCGCGCTTTCTCTGACAGCGATGCGATGATTGAAGGTGCGCAGGTTTACGCCACCGCGGGACAGGATGGTGCATCGCTGTGGGAAGCGCTCAATGTCGACGTCAACGTTGAACGTGTCGACCACCACACCTTTTACCAGTTGAGTGGCAACATGCCTCGCCATTGGCATGTAGGTATGCTGGTCTCGGATAGTGAAAATGGCGCCGAGTTTGAAGCCATTGTCCGCGAGCTTTCACCATCATCTGCCCGACTACAGTTACTTACCAACTACCGTCACCACGCTGGCGTATGGGGAGTCCATGCCCACGATAGCCGCCAAAACTTCACGCTCAACCTGCTGATGGACCCGGACATTGATCTGGTCACTATTGCTGGTAATGCAGGCACCGGCAAAACCTTTATGACGCTCGCAGCGGCATTCCAGCAAACACTGGATGCCAAACTATTTGAGCGCATTGTGTTTACCCGTGCGCCAATTCCCATGGGCGAAGACATCGGATTTTTACCAGGCACTGAAGAGGAGAAAATGTCACCGTGGATGGGTGCCTTCCACGACAATATGGATAACCTGCTACGTAACGAAGAGGGAGAGTCTAGCTGGGACAACGGCGCCACTCGGCAGTTGATTGGTTCGCGGGTGCAGATTCGCGCCCCGAGCTTCATGCGTGGGCGCACGCTAAACGACACATTCTTGATTATCGACGAGGCGCAAAACTTCACCCCCAAACAACTCAAGTCGTTGGTGACCCGAGCGGGCCGAAATACCAAGATTGTTTGTTTAGGCAACGTTGGCCAAATCGACACCCCCTACTTAACTGCCAACACCTGTGGCATGGCTGCTGTTGTAGAACGATTCAGAGATTGGCCTCACGCTGGGCATATCACGCTGAAAAGCGTTGAACGTTCACGCCTCGCGCTGGCCGCCGAAGAGCTGTTGTAA
- a CDS encoding LysR family transcriptional regulator has product MRAEQVQAFIDVTEHGSFAAAARHTGIKRSTLSATVNALEDSLGVVLFERSGNSLQLTAVGESVLPDCYRLLTSASRIKKHCQQHLQGVESQLCIARDDALPEAFWRQVMHDLKQRYPLTAISVYLLPPQEHPQFVLRQTVDIAFGLYTAEGADVNASNLAPVSMCLVAATSHPLSRLPSVTRDDLAQYTQVCLTYEQGDKLVSDALFSTNYLGLTMFEVIRDAAINGTGWALLPYPLVKEAIESHQLCALNHDLALDSHYYRYVEGESLGVVATALLTKVSRFLGTTR; this is encoded by the coding sequence ATGCGCGCAGAACAAGTGCAGGCGTTTATTGACGTTACTGAACATGGTTCTTTTGCTGCCGCCGCGCGGCATACAGGGATAAAACGCAGCACCTTAAGTGCCACAGTGAATGCCTTGGAAGATAGCCTAGGGGTCGTGCTGTTTGAACGTTCAGGCAATAGCCTACAGCTAACTGCGGTAGGTGAAAGCGTGTTGCCAGACTGCTACCGCCTGCTAACAAGTGCCAGCCGAATCAAAAAGCACTGTCAACAGCACCTGCAAGGCGTAGAGAGCCAGCTGTGCATTGCCAGGGATGATGCATTGCCCGAAGCGTTTTGGCGACAAGTCATGCACGACTTAAAGCAGCGCTATCCGCTTACGGCCATCTCGGTGTATTTATTGCCGCCCCAAGAACACCCGCAGTTTGTCCTTCGCCAAACCGTCGATATTGCCTTTGGGCTGTATACCGCTGAAGGCGCGGACGTAAATGCCAGTAACCTTGCGCCGGTTAGCATGTGCTTAGTGGCCGCAACGTCACATCCGCTAAGCCGCCTTCCCAGCGTTACCCGCGATGATCTAGCCCAATATACTCAGGTGTGCTTAACCTATGAGCAGGGCGATAAGCTCGTCAGTGATGCACTTTTTTCGACAAATTACCTGGGCCTGACCATGTTCGAGGTCATCCGCGATGCAGCGATCAACGGCACTGGCTGGGCATTGCTACCTTACCCTCTGGTGAAAGAAGCAATAGAAAGCCACCAGCTTTGCGCGCTAAATCATGATCTCGCCCTAGACAGTCATTATTATCGCTACGTGGAAGGTGAAAGCCTGGGAGTGGTCGCCACCGCGCTGCTGACGAAGGTGTCACGCTTTTTAGGTACTACCCGTTGA
- a CDS encoding cation diffusion facilitator family transporter, translated as MTPFVAERRALRFSAVSASLFAFTGLALGLASGSITILFDSGYSLLSLVLASLSLFALQQARKPADDHYPFGRLTVEPLAVLLKGVVIALVCLFSMVSAVWSLAQGGRPVTLDLALMFGVVNVAGCLLTWWWLNRYARIARSSLLAAELRQWQMDTWLSAAVMLGFALTWGLTLTPWAHLARFADPVMVLIIAGYFLPMPIRMVRGALRELMFGEPLGSVRQEMVQEVADFDIANDDVRMAQVGSFLMVDIQLDMQQINDAEEIVESVEQHCKRRNLRAVTSITLVT; from the coding sequence GTGACCCCCTTTGTCGCCGAGCGCCGTGCGCTCAGATTTTCTGCTGTCTCTGCCAGCTTGTTTGCCTTTACCGGCCTTGCACTCGGGCTTGCCAGTGGATCAATTACTATTTTATTCGATAGTGGCTATTCGCTATTAAGTTTAGTGCTGGCATCGCTTTCATTGTTTGCGTTACAGCAGGCGCGCAAACCGGCAGATGATCATTACCCCTTTGGGCGGCTTACCGTTGAGCCGCTGGCTGTGCTGCTTAAAGGCGTAGTGATAGCGTTGGTGTGCCTGTTTTCGATGGTGTCTGCTGTGTGGAGTCTCGCACAAGGTGGACGGCCGGTAACGTTGGATCTTGCGTTGATGTTTGGCGTAGTGAACGTGGCGGGGTGTTTACTTACTTGGTGGTGGTTGAACCGTTATGCCCGAATCGCCCGTTCATCACTGCTGGCTGCCGAGTTGCGTCAGTGGCAAATGGACACTTGGCTGAGTGCCGCCGTCATGCTGGGCTTTGCGCTCACATGGGGATTGACGCTTACCCCTTGGGCACACTTGGCGCGGTTTGCCGATCCGGTGATGGTGCTGATTATCGCGGGATACTTCCTGCCGATGCCCATTCGCATGGTGCGTGGTGCGCTGCGCGAATTGATGTTTGGCGAGCCTTTGGGCAGCGTTCGTCAGGAAATGGTGCAAGAAGTAGCAGATTTCGATATTGCTAATGACGACGTGCGTATGGCTCAGGTTGGTAGTTTCTTAATGGTTGATATTCAATTAGATATGCAGCAAATCAATGATGCTGAAGAGATTGTCGAAAGCGTAGAGCAGCACTGCAAACGGCGTAATTTGCGTGCTGTCACCAGCATTACGTTAGTGACGTGA
- the ybaK gene encoding Cys-tRNA(Pro) deacylase, translated as MTPAINSAKHSGIAFQLHEYQHDAAAQSYGLEAAEKLGVAAKQVFKTLVVSLDGKQLAVGIVPVTSQLGLKQIAKAAGAKKAAMAAPYDVERSTGYVLGGVSPLGQKKRLPTFIDDSAQTFSTLYVSAGRRGLEIELSPSDLATLCQGRFAALATTLS; from the coding sequence ATGACACCGGCGATTAATAGCGCGAAACACTCAGGGATTGCGTTCCAGCTTCATGAGTATCAACACGATGCTGCTGCGCAATCCTACGGGCTGGAGGCAGCTGAAAAACTGGGTGTTGCCGCCAAGCAAGTGTTTAAAACCTTAGTAGTTTCCCTGGATGGTAAGCAGTTGGCAGTCGGCATTGTACCGGTCACCAGCCAGTTGGGGTTAAAGCAAATTGCTAAAGCGGCAGGGGCGAAAAAAGCGGCTATGGCGGCGCCCTATGATGTTGAACGCAGCACTGGCTACGTGCTGGGTGGCGTTAGCCCGCTGGGTCAGAAAAAACGCCTGCCTACCTTTATTGACGACTCGGCGCAGACATTTTCGACACTTTATGTAAGCGCAGGGCGACGTGGGCTGGAAATTGAGCTTTCCCCAAGCGACTTAGCAACGTTATGTCAGGGGCGTTTTGCAGCGCTGGCAACCACCTTGTCCTAA